From a region of the Tachypleus tridentatus isolate NWPU-2018 chromosome 1, ASM421037v1, whole genome shotgun sequence genome:
- the LOC143230895 gene encoding uncharacterized protein LOC143230895, producing the protein MSLKSEPKEEFQQINCELKSLSDTKTFLNNYCGKQSVVNNQKRHNVSLNEVELYCSIECDKEVERNHHMETYTGKKEHNCVVCGKQFVTQSNLEIHLRIHSGEKPYSCVVCNKGFRSNSQLKKHERVHTEEKPYTCVVCDKKFRCKSALNGHNKVHTGEKPYECLVCGKQFVTQANLKIHLRIHTGEKPYNCVVCNKGFRSNSQLKQHERVHTEEKPYTCVVCDKKFRCKSALNGHEKVHTGEKPYECLVCGKQFVTQGNLKIHLRIHTGEKPYSCVACNKGFRSNSQLKQHERVHTEEKPYTCLVCDKKYRCKSAFNGHGKVHTGEKPYECLVCGKQFVTQGNLKIHQRIHTGEKPYSCTLCNKTFRSKSQLNEHEKVHTGEKPYSCLACGKHFLTKSHLKMHLRIHTGEKPYSCVMCSKRFRSSSQFKRHKRAHSGDKPYNCVVCGKKFLTNTCLQIHVRIHTGEKPYSCVLCNKGFRSNSQLKQHEKVHTGEKPYACLVCDKKFRSKSQLSTHEKVHTGEKPYSCLVCGKLFGSNNELKRHERIHTGEKPYTCVECGKKFVSSTCLQDHVRIHTGEKPYTCVSFCDKKFRNKSQLNGHEKVHTGEKPYNCLECSKEFRSNNELKRHERVHTGEKPYSCLECGKEYGRSSQLKTHQRTHTGEKPYSCLVCGKTFARNNYLRVHQRIHTGEKPYSCVECGKKFGSNDKLKAHKRIHTGEKPYNCADCGKKYARSNQLKAHRWTHTGEKPYRCIVCGTPFQSRYHLKIHKGIHTG; encoded by the exons ATACAAAGACCTTCTTGAACAACTATTGTGGAAAGCAGTCAGTTGTAAATAACCAAAAAAGGCATAATGTTTCCCTTAATGAAGTTGAATTGTACTGTAGTATTGAGTGTGACAAAGAAGTGGAAAGAAATCATCACATGGAAACATATACTGGAAAGAAAGAACACAATTGTGTggtgtgtggaaaacagtttgtaaCACAGAGCAACTTAGAAATACATCTGAGGATACACagtggagagaaaccatacagctgTGTAGTATGTAATAAAGGATTTCGAAGCAACAGTCAGTTAAAAAAACATGAGAGAGTACATACTGAGGAGAAACCATACACTTgtgtagtttgtgataaaaaatttagATGTAAGAGTGCACTTAATGGACATAATAAGGTGCATACTGGAGAAAAACCATATGAGTGTTTAGTTTGTGGCAAACAATTTGTAACACAGGCCAACTTAAAAATACATCTgaggatacacactggagagaaaccctACAACTGTGTGGTGTGTAATAAAGGATTTCGAAGCAATAGTCAGTTAAAACAACATGAGAGAGTACACACTGAGGAGAAACCGTACACTTgtgtagtttgtgataaaaaatttagATGTAAGAGTGCACTTAATGGACATGAGAAGGtgcatactggagagaaaccatatgAGTGTTTAGTTTGTGGCAAACAATTTGTAACACagggtaatttaaaaatacatctgaggatacacactggagagaaaccatacagctgTGTAGCGTGTAATAAAGGATTTCGAAGCAATAGCCAGTTAAAACAACATGAGAGAGTACACACTGAGGAAAAACCATACACTTGTTTAGTTTGTGATAAAAAGTATAGATGTAAGAGTGCATTTAATGGACATGGGAAGGtgcatactggagagaaaccatatgAGTGTTTAGTTTGTGGTAAACAATTTGTAACACAAGGTAACTTGAAAATACATCAGAGGATACACACTGGagaaaaaccatacagttgtacattgtgtaataaaacatttagaagTAAAAGTCAGCTTAATGAACATGAGAAggtacacactggagagaaaccatacagttgtttaGCGTGTGGAAAACACTTTTTAACAAAGAGTCACTTAAAAATGCATCtgagaatacacactggagagaaaccttacagttgtgtaATGTGTAGTAAAAGATTTCGAAGTAGCAGTCAGTTTAAAAGACATAAGAGGGCACACTCTGGTGACAAACCATATAATTGTGTTGTATGTGGAAAGAAATTTTTAACAAATACCTGCTTACAAATACATGTgaggatacacactggagagaaaccatatagTTGTGTGCTGTGTAATAAAGGATTTCGAAGCAATAGTCAATTAAAACAACATGAGAAGGTACATACAGGGGAAAAACCGTATGCTTGTttagtttgtgataaaaaatttagGAGTAAAAGTCAGCTTAGCACACATGAGAAGGtgcacactggagagaaaccgtACAGTTGTTTAGTGTGTGGTAAATTATTTGGAAGTAATAATGAACTTAAAAGACATGAAaggatacacactggggagaaaccttacactTGTGTAGAGTGTGGAAAAAAATTTGTATCAAGTACATGTTTACAAGACCATGTGAGGATACACACTGGAGAAAAACCTTACACTTGTGTATCGT tttgtgataaaaaatttagGAATAAAAGTCAACTTAATGGACATGAGAAGGttcacactggagagaaaccgtACAATTGTTTAGAGTGTAGTAAAGAATTTAGGAGTAATAATGAACTTAAAAGACATGAAAGagtacacactggagagaaaccttacagttgtttAGAGTGTGGTAAAGAATATGGAAGAAGTAGTCAACTTAAAACCCATCAAAGGAcacatactggagagaaaccatatagTTGTTTAGTGTGTGGGAAAACATTTGCAAGAAATAATTATCTAAGGGTTCACCAAAGGATACACAccggagagaaaccatacagttgtgtagAATGTGGTAAGAAATTTGGAAGTAATGACAAACTTAAAGCACATAAAaggatacacactggggagaaaccatacaattGTGCAGATTGTGGCAAAAAGTATGCAAGAAGTAACCAACTTAAAGCACATAGATGGACACATACTGGTGAGAAACCATACAGATGTATAGTGTGTGGCACACCGTTTCAAAGTAGATATCATCTAAAAATTCACAAAGGAATACACACTGGTTAA